The following coding sequences lie in one Kribbella sp. NBC_00709 genomic window:
- a CDS encoding cation:proton antiporter, translated as MDTDLGLGLTSLFIVALVAAITPVIVGLLGGMRIPQVVILILGGVVVGPHVLDLADPGSIVLLSNVGLGFLFLMAGYELDLAIFRQRAGKLAVVGWGVTVVLAIGVVAALAALGLVRAFVPVALGLTTTALGTLLPILRDNNMLRGSFSSYALTAGAVGEFLPVVAIAIFLGSHGRFIGLISLVGVGVLGLLLSLAPRLGRGGRVARILSEGEDATSQTTLRWTVAMLLLLLVIASDFGLDSVLGAFVAGVVLHRWAPGNAEGLDRKLDAVGYGFFIPIFFVSSGMGLDLESIIHAPGRLFLFFLLLLLVRGLPTLAVYRTALPWQRRLELVFVVSTALPLLVALSEIGLETGEMRPENAAALVGAGVLSVLVYPAIAVAIDRRLARTHDETGERLP; from the coding sequence ATGGACACTGACCTCGGTCTGGGACTGACCAGCTTGTTCATCGTCGCGTTGGTGGCGGCCATAACGCCTGTGATCGTCGGCCTACTCGGCGGGATGCGGATTCCGCAGGTGGTGATCCTCATTCTCGGCGGCGTGGTGGTCGGGCCGCACGTGCTCGATCTGGCCGACCCGGGCAGCATCGTCCTGCTCTCGAACGTCGGTCTGGGGTTCCTGTTCCTGATGGCGGGCTATGAGCTCGACCTGGCGATCTTCCGGCAGCGGGCCGGCAAGCTCGCTGTCGTCGGGTGGGGGGTCACCGTGGTGCTGGCCATCGGGGTCGTCGCGGCACTCGCGGCGCTGGGGCTCGTGCGAGCGTTCGTGCCGGTCGCGCTCGGCCTGACGACGACGGCGCTGGGAACGCTGTTGCCGATCCTGCGCGACAACAACATGCTGCGTGGGTCGTTCAGCTCCTACGCCCTGACCGCCGGCGCGGTCGGGGAGTTCCTGCCGGTTGTGGCCATCGCGATCTTCCTCGGATCGCACGGCCGGTTCATCGGGCTGATCTCGCTGGTCGGGGTGGGCGTCCTCGGGCTCCTGCTGAGTCTGGCGCCCAGATTGGGGCGGGGCGGCCGGGTCGCGCGGATCCTGTCGGAGGGGGAGGACGCGACGTCGCAGACCACGCTGCGGTGGACGGTCGCGATGTTGCTGCTCCTGCTCGTGATCGCCAGTGACTTCGGGCTCGACTCCGTCCTGGGGGCCTTCGTGGCGGGAGTCGTCCTGCATCGGTGGGCGCCCGGGAACGCCGAGGGGCTGGACCGCAAGCTCGATGCCGTCGGCTACGGCTTCTTCATTCCCATCTTCTTCGTGTCCTCTGGGATGGGTCTCGACCTGGAGTCGATCATCCACGCACCTGGGCGGCTGTTCCTGTTCTTCCTCCTGCTGCTCCTCGTGCGCGGCCTGCCGACGCTGGCGGTGTACCGAACTGCGTTGCCCTGGCAGCGACGGCTCGAACTCGTCTTCGTGGTGTCGACGGCGTTGCCGCTGCTCGTCGCGCTGAGTGAGATCGGACTCGAGACCGGCGAGATGCGGCCCGAGAACGCGGCCGCACTGGTGGGCGCGGGCGTGTTGTCGGTGCTGGTGTACCCGGCGATCGCCGTCGCCATCGACCGCCGGCTCGCCCGCACCCACGACGAGACCGGCGAACGCCTGCCTTAG